In Phycisphaerae bacterium, the genomic stretch ACCCCACCATCCGCCGTGAATATTGTCGGGGAACAAGCAGATGCCGACGAGCTTACCCGTTCCGCTGGTCTCGATAAGCGGATAGTCGAAGCTCTCCGAGGCGATTTCGCACCGGAACTTGGCCTTGAAGTACGCCCAGTCTTCCGGCACCTCCTGCGTCCGGTAGGCGACGGCGACCTCAACCGGCGCCGGCTGCTTCCCTTCGTTGACCAGATCGATCTTTGCCCTCGACCGGAAGGGCATCGGAAAAAAGCAGTAGTTCATCGAGTCGGTAATGCCCATCGGGTACGACTTGTACTCAACGTCCTTGGGCTCGCCGAAAAAATCGCCGATCGGGCAACACACCGACGGCTCCGTCTCGTCGTCCCAATAGATCCGCAACCCCACCTTTCGCGTGGCCCATTTCTCGGAGGAATTCACCTTCGCCCGAAACTGTCGAATGACGGCCGGCCCTTCCAACTCCGCGACCACAAGTCGCTGGCCCGGCGCGATCGTTTCTTTCTTCGTCGCGAAGCGATCGAGAGGATGCGCGCCCGTCTGGCCGCATCTCGACCACTTCAAGGCGGTCTCCTCAACCGCGGCCCGCTGCGACTCGGTCAGCGGAAGCTTGAACGTCGGCACCGTCCAGTCTTTCGGAAACGTCCTGTAGTCGATGATGTAGTAGTGGCCGGGCGTCTTGCCGGAACCGTCCGGCTGCGGAATCACGCTGGTTACCTTGCAGCTCTTCGCGAATGGAATGGGCAGGTAAATGTTCGAAGCCGAATTCACGTCGTTGGGATCCCGTTTCCAGACCAGCGGCCGCACGAACGGCGCAATAACACCCGTGCAAAGCTTGCTGAAATCCCACTCGTACGTCGGCTTGGCGTCTCCATCCAGGTAGAAACGGATGACGCCTTGCGGGTTCGCCGACCAGATCCGGAAAATGCATCCGGGGCCGTCCATTTCCGCCATGACCCCCTCCTTGGTCTGCGGATCGATTCGCAGATAGTTGCCCGCGTCTCCATTGGCGTCCCAATTGATGTAGCTGTTGGTCGCGGCGTCATATTGGCTTGCCCGGTCATAACTGCTGAATTGCAGGCAACGCACCCCGGGCTCAATCACCGGAAGACGGTCCAGATCGGTCAGGTGGGCCAGCAGATCCTCATAGGTCAGTTCCTTGGCCGCCGCCGAAACCGGCCGACCGCCGGCCGAAAGGAGCACCAACGCGATCACTGCAACGTCTGTAAGTCTCCTACTCATGGCACTTAGCTCCCAGGAAGGAACAGTAAACGTCCGCACCGTTTTGCGGCGTGATGGTAAGCCTGCCCGGGCCGGATCGCAACTGCCGCGACGGAATTCGCGATCGCCCAGATCCGCTCAAGCAAAATCCCATGCCCGCCCGATAATTATCGCGACGGGCGACGCTCCGACGACCGCGCCCGTATGTGAGTGAGGACGAACCCGTGACAACCCCGCAGTCTGTGTGTCCCTATCTCGACAGCGGCGATGCGCGCTGTGCCGGCCTGTGGACCATGACCAATCTGCGGGAAGTGTTCCGCTTGTGCGCCCATGACCATGAGTCATGTCCCATTTACCATAGGATCCGAGCAGCCGAGATCCGAATCGGTGCCCGACTTGCGACTCCGCAGTTGGCCTCAGCCTGAAAGCAGGGCGGCGCCTGCGCTGTCCTGGTGCGCTCAGATCGAGGCCTTCTTGCGGTACCTCAAGATCGAGGCCGGCCTGTCAGAAAACACACTGACTGCTTATCGCCATGACCTGACGTCCCTTGCCGGCTTCTGCGCCGACCAGCGCATCGACATCAAGACGATCAACGTCCGCCATATTCAGGCGTTCATGGTTGCTTTGCGCGAATCGGTCAATCTCGCCGAGTCGTCCATCGCGCGGCGCCTTGTGGCGGTCAAACTCTTTCTGAGGTACCTGCATCAACACGGCCTGACGGACGAGGATGTCTCCGCGCTGGTCGAGACGCCCAAGAAATGGCAGCACCTGCCGCGCGTGCTCAGCAGACAGGACGTGGATAAGCTTCTGGGTCTGCCCAACGAAGCCGACGACCCGCTGGCCCTGCGCGATCGAGCCATCCTCGAGTTGTTTTATGCCACCGGCCTTCGGGTGAGCGAACTCGTCGGCTTGGTCCTCGGCAGCGTCCATCTCGACATCGGATACCTCCGCTGCATGGGCAAGGGGCGCCGCGAGCGGGTGGTGCCGATCGGCTCCCGGGCCATCGAGGCGCTGAGAGAATACCTGACCATCCTGCGGCCTCAGTTGGTCGACGGAACATCGAGCGACCGGCTTTTCGTTTCACGGACCGGCAAGCCGCTGGATCGCACGAACTGCTGGCGCCTTGTGGTCAAGTACGCACGACAGATGGGCGTGGCTGGCAGGCTGTCCCCGCACACGCTGCGGCACTGTTTCGCAACGCACCTGCTGGCGGGAGGGGCGGACCTGCGCGTCGTGCAGGAACTCCTCGGCCACGCGGACATCAGCACGACCCAGATCTATACGCACGTTGACAACTCGCGGCTCAAGGCTGTTCACCGCCAATTCCATCCGCGCCAGTAGCCTGCGACATCGGACTTTGGCAACCCCGGCCGTGAAACCTGCTTTCTTCGCAGGACGCGGCAGCGCTGCGGCCTGCCAAAGGGCGCATCTGCTGTTCGAGACTTCCTTATTCGGTTCTGTTCGGCCCCCGGTACTGGGTCATTGGTGACTATGTCCGTGCTCACCGGCGGTGCCCCTAAGCAGCTCCCGCATCCGCGCCATCGCCTGATCTCTCGACATCAGCCGATCATCCAGTTGCTCGTCGTATAACCGGTCCAGGATCTCTCTGAATCGCGGGCCGGGTTCCAGGCCTGCGGCGATCAGGTCATCGCCGGTGACGAACGGTGGGGGGGCCACCTCCTCGGGCGGGATCGACGCCTTTCGCCGCCGGGCGATCTCGTTGCCGTCAAGCGGCAGCCCTCGAGCCAGGCAGATCGCCTGATGCAACTCCAGAAGCTCCTCGAAACCCTCATGGGCGATGAGCATCTTCATGGCTGGCAGGCACAGGACTTCCGCATGATGGATGTCGTCAACGTGCTCGATCAGCCAGGTGATCCGGCCGCTCTGGTGATTGCTGCAGCGCAGATCTCGGGCTATTTGTCGAACGGAGGCCGGCGGATACGCGTTCAGCAGGGCGGCCATACTCAGGACGAAACCCGCTTGCTCGGGCAACTTGCTCAGCACGCGAATGCTGTCCGCCACGCGGTCACGAGGCCAACGCCCGTTCGGCCACAGGTGATCCAGAAGGCCCAGTTCCGCAATCTGCCGAACCGCCTCGGCCCGCGACGGGTGCGACAGCATCTTCTCCAGCTCCTCGCGGATTCGCTCGGGGCTGATACGACCGATGTGCTCGGCCTGCTCCCGAATGGCGGCGGCGGTGCCCGGCTCAATCGGAAACCCGAACCGGGCCGAGAACCGCACCGCTCGAAGCATGCGCAAATGATCCTCGGCAAACCGCCGGGCCGGATCTCCAATCGCCCGGATGATACCGGCCTCCAGGTCCCTTCGCCCGCCGACGTAGTCGATGACCTCCTTGCTGATCGGGTCGTAGAAAAGCCCGTTGATCGTAAAATCACGCCGTTGGGCGTCCTCCTCGGCTGTTGTGAAGACGACCTTCCCCGGATGACGCCCGTCCCGGTAATCGAGGTCGGTGCGAAACGTTGCGGTCTCGATCCAATGCGGACCCTGGCGGACCATGACCACGCCGAACTTGGCTCCGACCTTGCGTGTTCGCGTGAACAGCTTGATGATCGTGTCGGGTAGGGCGTCCGTGGCCACATCGATGTCCGTCGGCTCCCGACCCAGCAACATGTCGCGCACGCTGCCGCCGGCCCAGAAAGCCTGATGCTCGTGCTGGCGAAGCCGTTTCACCACCCGCAAGGCGGCGTCTTGAATCGACAGCGGCCGTTTCATTCTTCTTCCTCGTCCCCCGATACGGATTCGCTCCGGACCGCTGCCCCACAACGAGGCGTGCTCATGAAGCGGAAGGTCATCGACCCCACGTCCCGCCGTTCGAGCTCGACCAGCGGAGAGAGGTCCGGACCGCCCGTGGGGTTCCGCTGGTGCCGGATGACGATCATGGCATCATCGGCAATGACCGGATCGACGGCCAGCCTTTGAAGCAGTGGCCTCATCGCTGGATGAGGCGATGGTCCGGTCAACAGACGGTAGGGGGGGTCAACCAGCACGATGGAATAGACATCCGGCGGCCCCGGCGGCGGAGGGAACTCGCATTCCGTCGCATCGGCGCGCAGCACCCGCCCCCGGGCCTGCGAGACGCCCAGTGAATCGAGATTCTCGCGAATGAGAGCAACGGCGGGGCGGTGTTGCTCGACAAACAATGTGAAACGGGCCCCTCTGGATAACGACTCGATACCCAACGTGCCCGTGCCGGCGAAGAGATCCAGGACCGCCGCAGGCGGAAGCGTACCCGGGCGTGCAAGGCGATGTCCGAGAACATCGAACAGCACCGTCTTGGCACGATCGGTGATCGGACGCGTCCGGTTCCCCTCAGGACCGGCGATCTGACGTCCTCGCCATTGTCCGGCAATGATCCGCATGAAAACCAGCGTATCCCCCGACGTTGCCCATGGCAACGCCGCCGAACAGAGGAGGTTAAGCGCGAGTCGATGTTGCCGCAAAGACGCCTTTTTCGTACAATCACCGCTTTGGTCATGGAGACAACCGCATTATGAAACCACCGACAGTCCCCCCTTCGACGGACCTCTGCGGCAAGTGCGTCGGCCTCTGTTGCCGGTACTTCGCCTTGGCCATCGACAAGCCGGAAACACGGCGGGATTTCGAGGATATCCGCTGGTACCTGCTGCACGAAGACACTGCCGTGTTTGTCGAGGAAGGCCAGTGGTATCTGCAAATCAACCGCAAGTGCCGAGCCCTGATGCCTGACAACCGTTGCGCGATCTACGAAGAACGACCGCCCATTTGCAGGTCGTACAAAACGCACAATTGCGACTGGCACGGCGACCAGTACGAGTACGAACGTGTTTTCGTCGACCCCGACGATATGACCGCATACGCCAGGGAGTACTTGTCGAAAAAGCGAAAGAGCCGGGCAGCCGCCCGCAAACGCCGGAAGGCCACCGCCGCCCGGAAAGCACGGCAGCTCAAGGTTCGCAAGACCGGGCCGGCCCGACGGCCGCGCATCGCGATCCCGTTGCTCAAGTCCGCGTGAACCGTCTTCTCCGTCGGCCGAAAGTGAAGAACATGAGGTTTCAGGCACCCAAGGGCACCCGAGATTTCTACCCCGAAGATATGGCCGCGCGCAACTGGATCATGGACACCTGGCGCCGGGTCTCGCTCCGCAACGGATTCGAAGAGTATGACGGCCCGATCTTCGAGCTGCTGGACCTCTATAAGGCCAAGAGCGGCGAGGGGATCGTTTCCGAACTGTTCCACTTCGAGGACCGCGGCGGACGCGAGTTGGCCATCCGACCCGAGATGACACCGACGCTCGCCCGAATGATCGCCGCTCGGGCCAACTCGCTGCCGCGCCCTATCAAGTGGTTCAGCATGCCAAGGCTGTGCCGGGCCGAACGTCCGCAACGGGGCCGGCTGCGCGAGTTCTTCCAATGGAACATCGACCTCGTCGGAGTCGACGACGTGGTCAGCGACGCCGAATGCATCCTCGTGGCCATCGACTTCTTCCGCGAAATCGGGCTCACGCCCGATGATGTGGTCATGAAGATCAATTCACGTTCCCTGCTGTCGTCGCTCCTTGCCGCCCAAGGCTTCGAAAAACAGCGGCATGAGGATGTCTTCGCAGTTCTTGACAAGCGGGACAAGCTTCCTCCGGAAGCCTTCGTCGAGGCCGTTGAGAAGGTGGCCCGCAACGCTAACGAAAAGGCGGCGCTTCTGGAGATCGGCCAGGCCGCCGGTGACGAGGGTCTTGCCGACCTGGCCGGGGTGGCACTCGAAAACCAACCCGCCCAAGCCGAGTTGGCCCGCCTCAAGCAACTGCTCGGGATGCTGGCCAGAATGGGCGTCGGCGGGTATTGCCGGTTCGACATGGGCGTCGTTCGCGGTCTGGCATACTACACCGGCGTGGTGTTCGAGGCGTTCGGCAAGGGTGAGTTTCAGCGAGCGATCTGCGGCGGCGGCCGGTACGGTTTCCTCCTCGAAGCGGTGGGTGGCCCGCCCATGTCCGGCATCGGATTTGGCACCAGCGACGTGGTCATCCTGACTCTGCTGACCGAATTGAACCGATTGCCTGCGGAGGCAAAGAAGATCAGGCAGGTCGACCTCTTCCTGATCGACGCCGACCCGACTTTGTTCGATGAAGTGTTGGCGTTAGCAGCCCGGCTGCGAAAAGCAGGTTTCGCCGCTGAGTTCAGTTACCGTCGCCAGGCCCTCGGCAAGCAGCTCAAGCAAGCCTCCGCGTGCAACGCCTCGCGAGCCGTCATCGTCGGAAGCGAGTACACGCAAAGACAGGTTGTCTGTGTGAAAGACCTGGCCAGCGGCCGGCAAACCGAAGTCGGCATCGAGCGCTTCTTGGCTGACCCCCTTGACCGGCGCTCGTCAAACAGCTAGGGAGCAGGACAATCATGGCTCGTAAGAGCCACCATTACGAGTCGGCCTTCGAGGACTACCTCCGAGTCAGGAACATACCGTTCGTGTCCGTGGACGAAACGCGGCGGGTCGTGTTCGCGGGAACAAGAATCAAATCCTTTGACTACGTCGTCTATCCGCCGGCCGGACGAGCTTGGCTGGTCGACGTCAAGGGCCGGCATTTCCCATACGTCGATGAGCAGGGGGGTGGCAAGCGTTATTGGGAAAGCTGGATCACGCGGGAGGACCTCGCTGGCCTGGCCGACTGGGAATCGGCGTTCGGTGACGAATACGAAGCCCGGTTGGTGTTCGCATACCTGCTGCAGGGGCCGCCGGACCGCTGGCCGGCGGTTATGCCCCATCTGTTCAAGGGAGAATCCTTCGCTTTCTACACCGCCGGCTTGGCCGACTACCGCGAAGTCTGCCGTGATCGCTCGGATCGCTGGCAGACGGTATCCGTGCCCAACACCGCCTTTCGGCGGATTCTCCGGCCCCTGGACGCTCTCTTGACCGGATCCCCGCCATTGTGCCCGTCGGCCGAAAGACCCGCTGACCTTTTACCCTGAATCACCCTTGCCTATAATGAAGTCAATACCGGGGAATGTGGAAACTACGGCCTACGGGACAAGATTCATGATTCGAACAACGTTGTTCTTCCTGACAGGACTGTTGCTGGTGCTTGGTCCGGCTCTGGCGCAGGGACCATCCGAAGGACCGACCTACAACTTTAAACCCAGAACGACGATGATCGAGTGGTTGATCGGAACGATCTTTCTGGTCGGCTGCCTCGTGGTTGCCTTCAAACCCAGCAAGCGATCGAACCTGAAATGATCGCGATGCGACGGCCTGAACGCTCTTACTGAGGAGGATCCTGAGAATGAGCAAACAAGCCTTCACCGTTTTCCTCGTAGGTGTCAATCTCCTGCTGCTTGGCGGCCTGATTCTGTCGAGCTACTCGTTGCCCGAGGCCAAAGCTCAGCCCGTCAGCCTCCGCGGCGAGTTCATTCTCATCTCGGCCCAGGCGGAGAGAAACAACGACACCATCTATCTGCTCGACCTTGCACGACGCCAGATGCACGCCTTCCGCGCTCAGGTGCCCCAGATGATCGAGCAGCCGATGATGGTGCGTTGGTACCACTCGCGCGACCTGGTGCGGGATTTCCGCTGAAAGGGGGATGAAAATGAACAGCAAGGATTTCGCGATCGGCGTCCTGACCATAACCGCCGTCATCCTGCTGACCGGCCTGATCATCATCCACGCCGTCAGCCCCAGGCAAGCCATGGCCGTCGGACAGAATGCCGAAGGCGGCGATTACCTGGTCACGACCAGCCAGTACAACGATTACACCGAACTGTTGATGGTCTTCGACACGGCCCAGATGAAGATGAACGCATATGTCTTCAATCCTCAGACGGGTCAGGTCGAGCTCCTGCAGCCGCCCATCCCCATTGTCCGCCAGATGCAGGAGCCTCAAAGACAGCCCGGACGAACGAGATGAGAGCCGCATGCCTGCCCCAGCATCCGGCTATTCCTGTCGACCGGCAGATGCTGCCGAATCCGCGGGTTTCACGGGTGGCCGGCCCGCCGGAACACGGCCAAACCGCCGGGAACGGCACAGGACGGCGCGAACCCGCATTGACACATCGGAACACCGCACAATGTCCGATCTGATACGCACGATCGTTCGACAGGTCGTTGACGGCGCCGCGGTTACGCGGTCTCAGGCCGAGCAGCTCGTTCGGATTGACCGCCGCCACCTGCCCGAATTATTCGCGGGCGCAAGCCGGATCCGCCAAGAATACCTCGGCCCCAAGGCACGCTGTTGCAGCATCGTTGCGTCAAAGGTGGGGCTATGCGATCAGGACTGCGCCTTTTGCAGCCAGTCTGCGTACTATCGAACCCACGTAGCGGGAGGCAGGACCCTGACGTCGCAGGATGTGCTGGCGGCCGCGCGGGAATCTGCCGACAACGGCGCCCAGTCGTTCGGTATCGTCAACAGCGGCCTGGGCCCGAGCGATGATGAAATCGAAGAGTGGGGTAATGTCATCCGGGCAATCCGCCGGGAAGGGCGGGTGCGCGCATGCGCCTCACTCGGTGTGCTCACCGCTCCCCAGGCTCAGCGTCTGGCCGAGGCCGGCGTCCAACGATACAACCACAACCTCCAGACCTCACGACGACATTTCTCGAGCATCGTCACAACGCATACATACGATGATCGGCTCCAAACGCTGCGAAATCTGCGGGCGGCCGGCATCGAGCTATGCTGCGGAGCTCTCTTCGGCATGGGCGAGACATGGAACGATCGTCTCGATCTGGCCTTCGAGCTGCGCGAGGTCAATCCCGAGGTCGTACCCATCAACTTCCTTATTCCGATCCCCGGTACGCCGCTTGAACACAGCAGGGCACTCGAACCGATCGAGTGTCTGCGGATCATCGCCGTCTACCGTTTCATCCTCCCATCGCAGCATCTCAACATCGCCGGCGGCAGGGAGGTTAACCTGCGTGACCTCCAAAGCTGGATGTTTCTCGCCGGGGCCGACAGCTTCATGATGGGCAACTACCTGACCACCTGCGGCCGCCCAGTTGCCGAAGACCTGCGAATGATCAGCGATCTCGGCCTCGAACTTGAACCTTATCTCCAACCGGCCGCAGCCCCAGATGAAGCTCATCGCTCTCACACGCCCGTCTGAAAGATGCCCGCTGATATCCTGGTAACCGGAATCGGAATCGTCTCGCCCGCTGGAATCGGCTGCGAGCAAACATGGCGCACATTGTTGGCTAATGGCAAGGCGGTTCGCCGTCTGGCAGGGGGGTGGCATCCCCGATTTGCCACTGTGTGCGGCGCGACCATCGACGCCTTCAACCCTCCTCCAGGAACCGAGCATCTCAGCCGGACCTCCCAACTGGCCGTCGCCGCTGCCGAAGAGGCCCTGGCATGGGCGAAACTGGCCGGCCAACCTGCAGCAAGTGGGCGAGTTGCGGCTTCCATCGGCACGAGCAAGCCTCTCGTGGATCTGCTTTTGCCGGATCCCTGCGATGCCGACCCCGATAGGAGGCTTCGTATCCGACCGTCTTGTGGATGGTTCGATTTCCTGCCAGATGCGCCCGCTCGCACGGTCTCTGCCCGCTTTGGCTTTGCCCGCGCGCATTCGACCGTGTGTGCCTGCTCGACGGGCCTGCATGCCATCATCCGCGGGGCCGAAATGATTCAAGAAGGCCAAGCCGATATCGTCTTGGCGGGCGGAGCCGACTTTTCGTTGTCGCCGCTGTGGCTGGGCGCTTATCAGAACATGGGCGTCCTGGCCCCGGAGGACCCCGAACTGGGACCTGCTTGGGCATGTCGGCCCTTTGACCGGCAACGCAAAGGATTCGTCGTCGGCGAGGGCGCATCTTTCGTAGTTCTCGAGTCCCGCGCCTCGGCGAACCGGCGGGGCGTTTCACCCTGGGCTTGCCTGCGGGCCTGGGCCATCGGCAGCGACCCCGCCGGCCTGACCCGGCTTTCCGGAGATGGAAACCCCTTGGCTGAGGTCGTCCGAACAGCCCTGAACAACGGATCTACCCGCCCCGAAGATGTCTCCTGCATCTACGCCCACGGGACCGCGACACCCCAGAACGATCTTGCTGAAGTGAGCTGCTTTCGCCGAGTCTTCGGACGCCACTTGACCTCCCTGCCAGTGGTCTCAACCAAGGGCGCCATTGGCCACCTCATGGGTGCTGCCGGGGCCGTCGAGACGGCACTGGCCGTTTGGGCCGCCCAGGCAAGGAGGAGTCCTGGCACGGCCACCCTCGTCGAGCCGGACCCCGAATTCGCCGATCTCCGCTTGCCCACCGCGGCCTTCGACCTTGCGGCGGGGGCCATCCTGAAGACCTCTTTGGGGTTCGGCGGCCACTTGGCGGCCATCCTGGTCCAATCGCCGTAGAATGCCCAAAAAGTCCGATTCCACGCCGTTGCCGGCAATCCAGCCCCCCCACCGCCCGACGCAACATAACCTGCCTTATCGGACGTTATGGCGGGGCGCGAAAACCGCCCCCCGGACCTCACCGTAACGAACCGCCCCGGCCAGGTAACGGTCCGTCTCACTCGTCCTTTTGCGCCAAACGTCGATACAAGAGCGCAACTCGCCCGGTCCGCTGGATGAGATGACAGGGAATCGACGCGGCCAGCGCCACGGCCATCTGCTGTGCCTCATCGCGGTCATCGCAGTCGATTCGCACCTTAAGCAGATCGGTGTGTTCAAAACACTGACGGACGTGGGCTGCGAAAGTCTCAGTCAGGCCCTGGCGCCCCAATGTCAGCTTGGCCTTCAGTCTGTGCCCCCGGCCAAGCAATCCGCGTCGGACCGGAGGGCTTGGCTCAGGGCCTGGGTCGCAGCCCCCGGATGTGTCGTATACGCAAGTCATGGCACTTTACGGTACGGTCGGCCACAGTGAATGGCAACGTCTCTCGGCGGAGAATCCGGGCAAACGCGCAGCCGTGGGTTTGCATACCCGTCCGCTTCCGTTCTAGAATGCTCGCGTTCCGATGGTTCGATGCTTGCCCGGCACTTGGAGCAATAACGCATGCCCGTAGACGAAATCGAGTTTGAGTGCGAAGAATCGATGGAAAAGGCGGTTGAGTTCCTACGCCAGGAATTGCGCACGGTACGAACCGGCAGGGCTTCCCCAGGCCTGGTCGAGCATCTCAAGGTAACCGTGGAGTCCTACGGCTCGACCATGGAACTTCGCGAACTGGCGAGTATCTCCGTGCCCGAGAACAACCAGTTGCTCATCAAGCCCTTCGATCCGGGAACGCTCAAGGATATTGAACGGGCCATACGCGGCTCCGAACTGGGCATCACCCCCATGAGCGACGGCAAGATCATCCGCCTGCCCGTTCCCCCGCTTTCCGGGGAACGACGGCAACAACTCCTGGCCCAGGTTCGCAAGCTCGGCGAAGCCCAGAAAGTCGCCATCCGCAACGTTCGCAGGGATGGCAACAAGAACCTCGACGCCGAACAGAAGAACAAGCAGATCTCAGAGGACGAGGCCGAGGCCTCCAAGGAGCGAATCCAGGAGCTGACCAAGAAGTACGAATCGCAGGTTGACGCCCTTGTCGCAGCCAAAGCCAAAGAGATCGAACAAGGTTGAGACCTCTGGGCGGGCCCCCGGCAAGAGTAATCTGGCAACGACCACACCATGCCAAGGACGGTGCAATCACCTCGTGAGAACCCGGAGCCCGGCCCGCTGCTCCCCAAGGGCCTGCAACGGGGAGACCCGCCGCCTGTTCAAACCCCCCTGCTTCAGCACCCCGTCGTCGGCGGGAGCATCGTACTTGTCGCCGCCGCCGCAATGCAGATTCTCGTCTGGCTTGTCGGACTTCGCCTCCAATCGCCTCGCCCGATGGCTCCTTCCAGCCTTGTCGCCCACGGCTTGTTGCACGAGCTGATCGCTGACGCGCTTGCGGACCAAGGACTGGAGGCAGCTCAGGTCGCCTCGATCCTCTTTGTCGCCAATCTGCTGCTCGCACTGCTTTCCGGCATCGCCTGGTACGGTATCGGGTGGCTGGGGTTGGGGCCCAAGTGGGGCCTGTGGGTCGGTCTACTCTGGGTCATTCATCCCTCCTTCTCGTTTGTCGCCAATCAGGCCGACAGACTCAACTCCCTCATCGCTCTCGTCTCTTTGTCGTGGTGCGCTCTTTTGTGGTGGCGGCGATCGCGAAAGACCGGCATCGCCCTAGTCCTCGGTTTGTTGGCCGCGACGAGCCTGTCGATCAGCCTTCAATCTCTCCTGTTTCTCGCGATCGCGGTGCCGGCTATGCTCCTCTCCACGCGCGGAGCACACGGCGGCAGAATCACCGGGCCGATCACCACCCTGACGGCGTTCGTCGTGGGAACGACAATCCTTACGGCGGCCATCGCACTGCCACGATTGCCTACGGTACTGTCCAACGGCCCGCTCAAAAAAGAAGCCGCCCTGTCACCTTCTCAAACTCGTCACGCTTGGCCCCACGCTGCCGCCCCGCTTGTCGCCCACGCAGCCCATCCGGGCGACGCTCTCCGCCTCCGGGCGGCTCTTAAATTCTTCCTGATCCGAGACCGGCTTCGTGATGACTTAAGGCAGATCGTCACTCGGTTCCATACCGATTTGTGGAACGCGATTGAGGACGGCAGCGGCTCACATATCGCCCAGGCCGCCTTGGCCGCCTCGCCGCCTGGCACCGCCGATCACCCCCCCGCCGGAAGATTCCTGATCGACCAATGCCGCGACGCTCCCGCTCAAACGCTCACTTGGCTGGCCCAACGCATGTGGAAGTCGATCTACACCACAAGAGACCACCGGACTCACTATCCGTTCATCCTTCTTCAGTTCCTCTGGTTGATCCCGGCCTTCTGGGGCTTGTGGATCGCCCTTCGCTATCCACCCTGGCGATGGTTCGCCGCCGCTGCCGGCCTCTTCACTGGTTGTCACTGGTTGCTGGTAGCTCTGGCCGAGCCTCTGGCCCGGAACCTGGTGCCGGTGGGCGGTTTCGCCATTCTCTTGGCACTCGTGGGAGTCACCGATGTCTACGAGCGGTTCTTTGGCCGTAGACTGACCGCGCCCGCCCCCGCTTCCCGACCAGCCCGACTGAAACGCATTCAGCAAAACCTCAGCAACAGTCCCCACGACTGAGCATTCGGCCGGGGTGACAAGTCCCGCACTCTGCCGTTGTTGCAGCCTCGGACAAGTCACCTTATAATGCGCACAAGTAGTAGATGCAGGGCTGGCGACGGCCGGGTCCCTGCCACATGGGACTCGCGCCGCA encodes the following:
- a CDS encoding beta-ketoacyl-[acyl-carrier-protein] synthase family protein, whose amino-acid sequence is MPADILVTGIGIVSPAGIGCEQTWRTLLANGKAVRRLAGGWHPRFATVCGATIDAFNPPPGTEHLSRTSQLAVAAAEEALAWAKLAGQPAASGRVAASIGTSKPLVDLLLPDPCDADPDRRLRIRPSCGWFDFLPDAPARTVSARFGFARAHSTVCACSTGLHAIIRGAEMIQEGQADIVLAGGADFSLSPLWLGAYQNMGVLAPEDPELGPAWACRPFDRQRKGFVVGEGASFVVLESRASANRRGVSPWACLRAWAIGSDPAGLTRLSGDGNPLAEVVRTALNNGSTRPEDVSCIYAHGTATPQNDLAEVSCFRRVFGRHLTSLPVVSTKGAIGHLMGAAGAVETALAVWAAQARRSPGTATLVEPDPEFADLRLPTAAFDLAAGAILKTSLGFGGHLAAILVQSP
- the frr gene encoding ribosome recycling factor, coding for MPVDEIEFECEESMEKAVEFLRQELRTVRTGRASPGLVEHLKVTVESYGSTMELRELASISVPENNQLLIKPFDPGTLKDIERAIRGSELGITPMSDGKIIRLPVPPLSGERRQQLLAQVRKLGEAQKVAIRNVRRDGNKNLDAEQKNKQISEDEAEASKERIQELTKKYESQVDALVAAKAKEIEQG
- a CDS encoding HYExAFE family protein, translating into MARKSHHYESAFEDYLRVRNIPFVSVDETRRVVFAGTRIKSFDYVVYPPAGRAWLVDVKGRHFPYVDEQGGGKRYWESWITREDLAGLADWESAFGDEYEARLVFAYLLQGPPDRWPAVMPHLFKGESFAFYTAGLADYREVCRDRSDRWQTVSVPNTAFRRILRPLDALLTGSPPLCPSAERPADLLP
- the bioB gene encoding biotin synthase BioB; the protein is MSDLIRTIVRQVVDGAAVTRSQAEQLVRIDRRHLPELFAGASRIRQEYLGPKARCCSIVASKVGLCDQDCAFCSQSAYYRTHVAGGRTLTSQDVLAAARESADNGAQSFGIVNSGLGPSDDEIEEWGNVIRAIRREGRVRACASLGVLTAPQAQRLAEAGVQRYNHNLQTSRRHFSSIVTTHTYDDRLQTLRNLRAAGIELCCGALFGMGETWNDRLDLAFELREVNPEVVPINFLIPIPGTPLEHSRALEPIECLRIIAVYRFILPSQHLNIAGGREVNLRDLQSWMFLAGADSFMMGNYLTTCGRPVAEDLRMISDLGLELEPYLQPAAAPDEAHRSHTPV